The Oleiphilus messinensis DNA segment TTTTGCCTGTCTAGGCAATCATGAATGGTTAATGATTGGCGGCATACTGTATGCTGATGCGATGGATTTGGCGTTACAGCGCCAGCATGGTGGACTCTGGATGGATGATCATGATCATGATCAGTTAACAGAATGGGCGCAGCTGATCCAGTCAACATGCCCTGCTGCGATGGAGATCGATAGTGGCAAGTCCACAATCGGCGTTACCCATAACATTGTGGCCGGTGATAACTGGTCTGTGATGAAAAAACTCAAGCTGGCGCAACTGGATTCCTGTTTATGGAATCGAAATCGATTCTATGCCGCACAGAGCGGTGCGCAGGTAGATCCGATAAAAAATGTTGATCTGGTTATATCGGGTCATAATGCATGCGTCGAAGTCGTACAGGCAGCTAACCAGATTTACATTGATACCCTCTGGCTGGGAGAACGCTTAACGGTTCTTAGCGCGGAGGAAGCGTTGGCTTTCAAATAATACGGGCATAAAAAAAGCAGCGTACACGTTGGGTGTAGCTGCTGAAATGTTCGGGCAATTTAGGGACGCTCCGAAAACTTAAGTTCAAGGAGAAAAAACAAACGGCCTGAATGTTCGTTCTTTCATGTTGCTTATGTTATCGGCGCAAGGGGCGTAGAGGCATCGTCCATAGGGCGTAGAAATGGTACATTTATAGTGATTTCAATGACAATTACGTAATTTATTGTTAATGATTGACTGGCAACCATAATAAGACTCGAGTCAGACTATCCTTCAGAGCTCAAGACATAGACCCAGTTTTTATCACTGGTATCACAGATTATCGTTTTAACGTTAAGTCGCGTACAGGCGTCCAGCTGTCCCGGATACGGGGCGGGTAACCGGGTATCAACGGCCATTGATCGGCGGTCCTGTTTCAGGAGTTCGTACATTTTGTGGAAACGCTGCTGAAAATCGGCATTTTTTTGTTTTATTTCGCGGTAGGTATACACAAAGCGTGTGTAGGACATCGTGGTTGCGCCTAAGCCGATTTGCAGCATGGCTTCAATGTATTGTTCATAGGCATTTGCCAGCTTTTGTTTCTGTTCGCTGGATGAGCCATTTATCGGTGGTAATCTTAATTGGTTGCTTGAAGCCAGTGCTGAACTAGAGAGTTGGCTGAGGGGCTTGTTCTTCTGTAGCTGATATTGTTTTCCGGAACGGCACGATATTTCACTACGTTGTAATTTACAAGCACTCAAATGAGGTCTCGATTCCTTTACCGATCCGGAACCTTCCTCATTTTTATCAAAACTCTGTGGCGATCGAGGCGGTGCTAAAGTTGCACCTGAAGTGGGTGTTTCTACCGTCGATTGGGGGCCCAATGAATTACTTTCCAGGGAGGGTTTTATGCTCGTGTACGGTGGGACAGTGAGTTTTAACTGCGCCGCTGGACGTTTAAGGAGTAGCGCCTGGAATTGCGGGGTGTTGCGTCTGAAATCCTCCAGAGCGGGCAGCGTGGCGCCTTTTCCTTTCGCTTTTATTTCACAGTACAGTTCCTCATAGGCTGTTTGGGCAAAATCCCTGCAGTCAGCGTATACCTGATGGCAGATTAGTATCAGCAATCCGGTGACAGTCGTACCTATTAATTTCAACATAATAACCTTCTGGATGGTGTTCTCATGGAGTATAACCCGGATGAAAAAAATTCACTGAAATCTCAACGTTTGATCCTTCGACCCTGGAGAATCTCAGATCTTCCGGATTTCGCCAGGTTAAACGCTGATGTAGAGGTGATGAAGTATTTTCCTGCTTGTCTATCTGAGCGTGAAAGCAATGCCGTTGCCGAGCGTATTAATAAACTAATCTTAAAACATGGTTGGGGCTTTTGGGCTCTGCATTGTATCAACGATGATCGTTTTATTGGATTTACAGGATTACATCAACCCTCTGGTGCGCTGCCGTTTTCTCCTTGTATTGAAATTGGCTGGCGCTTGGACAGGCAATATTGGGGCAAAGGGCTGGCAACCGAAGCAGCACGCTGTGCCTTGCAGTTTGCGTTTGGTGAATTGGCGCTCGACCAGGTTGTTTCTTTCACTGCTGTCGCGAATCATCGCTCACAGGCGGTTATGCAACGTCTTGGCATGAAGCGGGATGCGGAAAACTTCTTCCATCCTGACCTGCCTCCTGGTCATCCTTTATCGGAGCACGTCCTTTATCGTCTGGATGCTGCTGAGTTTCGTCCGGTGAGTGATTCCAGTTGAATTGAGTAGATTAACTGTCAGTCAGGTAAAACCAATAGTCAAGAAAAACCAACAGTGAAGCAAAACCAGCAGCGAAGCAAAACCAACCAAGCACTTGCTTGGTTTTGTTAAAGTGTGCATACTACTCACCACATTTGGAAACTATCAATAACAAGGGCGAGTAAGCAGAATGAGCGATAAAGCAATAGTGACCTGTGCTGTCACAGGCGTACTGACAAATCCACAGCAGCACCCGGTACCGGTTTCTGTTCAGGAAATGGCGAGCTCCTGTAAAGAGGCATATGACG contains these protein-coding regions:
- a CDS encoding metallophosphoesterase, with the protein product MNLFVKFDENESGRDFFVGDIHGHYSELMRLLEQRHFNFDQDRLFSVGDIIDRGPENEQCIDLLNKHWFFACLGNHEWLMIGGILYADAMDLALQRQHGGLWMDDHDHDQLTEWAQLIQSTCPAAMEIDSGKSTIGVTHNIVAGDNWSVMKKLKLAQLDSCLWNRNRFYAAQSGAQVDPIKNVDLVISGHNACVEVVQAANQIYIDTLWLGERLTVLSAEEALAFK
- a CDS encoding GNAT family N-acetyltransferase, with the protein product MEYNPDEKNSLKSQRLILRPWRISDLPDFARLNADVEVMKYFPACLSERESNAVAERINKLILKHGWGFWALHCINDDRFIGFTGLHQPSGALPFSPCIEIGWRLDRQYWGKGLATEAARCALQFAFGELALDQVVSFTAVANHRSQAVMQRLGMKRDAENFFHPDLPPGHPLSEHVLYRLDAAEFRPVSDSS